The nucleotide sequence GGCCATCGACGCCGGCCTCGGCTACACCGCGCCCAACTGGATCGGCGCCGCGCTCGCGCTCGCCGGACTGCTGGTAGCGGTCATTTCGGGCATGCTCGACCACGGGCGGCGAAAGGCTCGTCGCGCCGAACTGGCCCCCGCCGCCTGACCCGCAAGTACCCACGAAAGGAACGCAAGTGACCGACATTCCCACCGTCGAGCTCAACAACGGGGTGGAGATGCCGCAGCTCGGGTTCGGCGTCTTCCAGGTGCCGGACGAGGAGACCACCGCCGCGGTCAAGGCCGCGCTGGACGCGGGCTACCGCAGCATCGACACCGCCGCCGTCTACGGCAACGAAGCGGGCGTCGGCAAGGCGCTCGCCGAAGCCGGGATCCCCCGCGACGAGCTGTTCATCACCACCAAACTGTGGAACAGCGAACAGGGCTACGACGCCACGCTGAAGGCGTTCGACGCCAGCATGGCCAAGCTGGGCCTCGAGAAGCTGGACCTCTACCTCATCCACTGGCCGACGCCGGAGCGCGATCTCTACCGCGACACGTGGAAGGCGTTCGAAAAGCTCTACGCCGACGGCCGGGTGCGCGCGATCGGCGTGTCCAACTTCCAGCCCGCGCACCTCGAACGGCTTCTCGACGCCGCTTCGGTGCCACCGGCGGTCAACCAGGTCGAGGTACACCCGTACCTGCAGCAGGCCGAAGTACGCGAATTCGACGCGGAACACGGCATCGCGACCGAGGCGTGGAGCCCGCTGGCCAAGGGCGGCGACCTGCTCAGCGAGGGCGCGATCACCGCGCTGGCCTCGAAGCACGGCCGCACGCCGGCGCAGATCGTCCTGCGGTGGCACCTGCAGCTGGGCAACGTCGTCATCCCGAAGTCCGTGACCCCTTCGCGGATCAAGGAAAATCTCGACGTCTTCGGGTTCACGCTGTCGGAGGAGGACATCGCGTCGCTGTCCGTGCTGGACCGCGGTGAGCGGACCGGGCCGGATCCCGACACCTTCAACGTCGCCTAGTCACTAGGCCTCGTGAGTGGTTAGGACGGTTAGAACCGTCCTAACCACTCACGAGGCTTCGGACTGTCGCAGGTAGCGGGCGTAGCGCTTTGTTTCGGCACGAGCCCGCTGCGTAGCCGGTTACTATTCGGCCGCACAGACGGCACTTGTGCGAAAAGAGGTAACCGGACGATGCAGGCCCGAGGACGCGCCGTCCTCGCGACACTTCTGCTCGTGGCGTTCCCAGTGGTGGTCGTCGCGGTGGGTGTCGCCAGTGTGCTGGCGGGCCTGCGGATCCAGGGCAAGATCGGCACCTACGTCATGCTCGGCGGACTCGCGATCATGATCGCGCTCGGCTTCGGGCTGGTGAGCGCGCTGCGGGCGCGGCGTCCCCCGTTCGAGGGGCCGCGGCTGGACCGCGAAGCGCATCCCGCGCTGTGGGCGATGATCGACGACCTCGCCGCCCAGGTGAAGACGCGACCGCCGGACGAGATCGTGCTGATCGGGGAGATCAACGCCGCGGTCAGCGAGGACGCCCGGTTCCTCGGTCTGCGGCCGGGCCGCCGCACGATGCTGATCGGGCTGCCGCTGCTGGCCGCGCTGAGCGTGAGCGAGCTGCGCGCGGTGCTCGCGCACGAACTCGGCCACTACAGCGGCGGCCACACCCGCCTGCTCGCGCTGACCTACCGCGGCACCGAGACGCTCGCCTTCACCGTCGACCGGCTGGACGGCGGCCCCGCCAGGGCCTTGCTCTCCGCGTACTCGAAGCTGTACCTCCTGGTCGCGCGGTCGGCGAACCGGCGGCAGGAACTGCAGGCCGACGAGGCGTCCGTGCTCGCGGCGGGCAGCCGGACGGCGGCCGCGGCGCTACGGAAGGTCGCGACGCTGAGCCCGCTGTGGAAGGACTACTCCGAGCGCTATCTCTCGCTCGGCGCGGCGGCGCGGCGCACTCCCGCCGTCCTGCTGGGGTTCCGGTCGTACCTCAACCACCCCGTCCAGCGCGACTGGGTGGCCGAGTACGCCGACGACATCATCGACGGCGAAGAGCTGTCGAAGTACGACAGCCATCCACCCACGAAGCGGCGGATCGCCGCGCTGGCGGGTGTGCCGGACAACCCGGTGAAGCCGGACGCGCGGCCGGGCTGGTCGCTCCTGGGCGCGCCGAAGATCGACGTGCCCGAAGCGGAGCTGGAGGTGCTGGTCCGCGACGTCGGGCCGCGCGCGGACTGGGACGAGGTCGTCAAACGCGCGGGCCGGGCGTCGGTGGCCGAGGGCGCGAAAATGCTGACCTCGGCCGGGATCGAGAGCAGGCTGGCGCCGCGCGGCACGATCGGCGAGGTCGTCCGGGTCCTGCGTGACGGAGACGCCGACGCGCTCGCCAAACCCCTTCGGGCGCCGTCCCGCGAGGAGGGTCTCGCACTGCTCACCGAGCTGTTCGCCGACACCGTCACCGCCGCGATGATCGACAACGGCGTCGCCGCGCACCGGCTGAACTGGGGCGGCGGCTGGGAACTGTGCCTCGGCGACGGCGAGCCGTTCGACGTCGCCGAACTGGTCGGCCCGGCGGTACGGAGCCCGCGCGCGGTCGACGAACTGGTCCGCAATCTGCAACTGCTGAGCGTGCCTGCCGGGTATTTCTGCAAGCAGGAACCGCAGCCCGAGCCGGATCCCGCCGAGGCCAGGATGCTCGGGATGTTCACCGCGCTCAAGGCCAAGCGGAAGCTCTACGACCTGATCGTCTGCGACACGGAAGTGGTGCTGCTGCCGATGGCGCGTTCGGTGCTGATCCGCCGCGGCCTCGCCGGCCTGATCGGGGCGCGCGGCGTGTCGGACCGCAAGCGGATCCGGAAGCTGCGCGAGCGCGGCCTCGACGATCTGCGCGCCGAACCGGGCGCCCGGCGGATCCCGTTCGCGGACGTCGTCGCGGGCGGTTTCCCCCGCCGGAAGCTCACCGCGTACCTGAGGCTGGAACTGTCCGGCGGCGAGACGCTGGAACTGGCCTTCACCGGCAACACCGAAGACTTCGGGACCGCTCACGACGAGCTGAAGGCGCTCTTCGGGTCGCTGAGGGCTTGACGCGCTTTTGTATCGGGCCCGCTGTCACACGAGTTGCGAAAGCCACTTTCGCAACATTGAAGGTTGCGAAAGTGGCTTTCGCAACATTGAAGGTTGCGAAAGTGGCTTTCGCAACATTGAAGGTTGCGAAAGTGGCTTTCGCAACACAGCTGGAAGTGGCGAGCCTGCGCCGACCGTTGCACGGGGGAACGGCCCTTCACGCACGTCTCGAGAGCCACTTTCGCCACATCTGATGTCTCGAAAGCCACTTTCGCGACCCAGGCGCCGCCGAGGCCCGACGACGCCCTAAGGCTTGATCCCCACACCGCCGAGGCTCAGGTGGTTCAGCTCGGTCAGCGGGGCGAGGCGCGGCCCTTCCGGCCACCATTCGTGCAGGTGGACGACGCCGGGCTCGAGGATCTCCAGCCCGTCGAACAGCGACTCGATCTCGCCGCGGCCGCGGTGCACGGTGCGGTGCCCGGTGCTCGCCATGAGGTCGTCGAGCTTCCTGGCGAGCGCGCCGCGTTCGCCCTCGCCCGGCGTGAAGTCGTGGGTGATCAGCACGTAGGAGCCGGGGGCGATCGCGTCGACGTAGCCGCGGACGACGGCCTGCGCCTCACCGAGGTCTTCGATGTGGTGCAGCACCGAGTTCAGGATGACCGCGACCGGGCGGTCGAACTCGATGTGCTCGGCGACGACCGGATCGGCGAGGGTCTGCTCCGGGTCGGTCAGATCGGCGCCGCTCACGTGGACGAGGAGGTCCTCCAGCAACGCCAGCCCGTGCGCCTGGACGACCGGGTCGTGATCGACGTACACGACCAGCGCGTCCGGGTTGTACCGCTGCGCCGCCTGATGCGTGTTCTCCGAGGTGGGCAGGCCGGACCCCAGGTCGAGGAACTGGTCGATACCGCGGGCTCCGGCGAGGAACCGGACCACCCGGTTCGCCCAGGAGCGGAACTCCTTGGCGATGGCCGCGGCGTCGGGGGCCACGGCGAGCAGGTCCTCGACCGCCCGCCGGTCGACCTCGTAATAATCGTGTCCGCCGAGAAGGACGTCCTTCATCCGGGCGAGGTTGGGCTTGCTGTAGTCGAGGGGAAGCGGGCGCCTCGGCACAGACCGGACCTCGTCCGAAGTCATGGACACGTTCCACCCTTCAGCCGCGCACGGGCCGCGCGAACGCGCCCACGGCTCCCTCGACATCGACGGACCGTACACAGATTACGACATGGCGTGCATCCAAGTGAACCTCCCCAAGGGCCTTGGCTACCTGCGACGATCACCCCAAGACGAGTTCGCGCCAGGTGGCTCCGCCATCGGTGGTGCGGTACACGGCCGACCCGCCTTCGGCGTCGGGCAGGCCGTCCACGACCACCCCGACGCGCTCGTCCGGGAAGTCCAGGTCGTTGAGGCAGACACCGCGGCCGCTGAGCACGGTCGTCGTCCAGGTCGTTCCGCCGTCGGCCGTGCTGTGCAGGAAGCCGGTGCCGCCGCCTTCCGCCGCGACGGTCGCCGCCGCGGGCGAGGCCGCGCTGAAGCTCTGGTCGATCCCGAGGGTCGGCGCCTGCGCCGACCCGGTGAAGTGCCCGCCGAGCTTCGGCGCGCGCCACAGCCGCCGGACGGTCGCCCCCGGTTGCGG is from Amycolatopsis lurida and encodes:
- a CDS encoding M48 family metallopeptidase, which translates into the protein MQARGRAVLATLLLVAFPVVVVAVGVASVLAGLRIQGKIGTYVMLGGLAIMIALGFGLVSALRARRPPFEGPRLDREAHPALWAMIDDLAAQVKTRPPDEIVLIGEINAAVSEDARFLGLRPGRRTMLIGLPLLAALSVSELRAVLAHELGHYSGGHTRLLALTYRGTETLAFTVDRLDGGPARALLSAYSKLYLLVARSANRRQELQADEASVLAAGSRTAAAALRKVATLSPLWKDYSERYLSLGAAARRTPAVLLGFRSYLNHPVQRDWVAEYADDIIDGEELSKYDSHPPTKRRIAALAGVPDNPVKPDARPGWSLLGAPKIDVPEAELEVLVRDVGPRADWDEVVKRAGRASVAEGAKMLTSAGIESRLAPRGTIGEVVRVLRDGDADALAKPLRAPSREEGLALLTELFADTVTAAMIDNGVAAHRLNWGGGWELCLGDGEPFDVAELVGPAVRSPRAVDELVRNLQLLSVPAGYFCKQEPQPEPDPAEARMLGMFTALKAKRKLYDLIVCDTEVVLLPMARSVLIRRGLAGLIGARGVSDRKRIRKLRERGLDDLRAEPGARRIPFADVVAGGFPRRKLTAYLRLELSGGETLELAFTGNTEDFGTAHDELKALFGSLRA
- a CDS encoding aldo/keto reductase, producing MTDIPTVELNNGVEMPQLGFGVFQVPDEETTAAVKAALDAGYRSIDTAAVYGNEAGVGKALAEAGIPRDELFITTKLWNSEQGYDATLKAFDASMAKLGLEKLDLYLIHWPTPERDLYRDTWKAFEKLYADGRVRAIGVSNFQPAHLERLLDAASVPPAVNQVEVHPYLQQAEVREFDAEHGIATEAWSPLAKGGDLLSEGAITALASKHGRTPAQIVLRWHLQLGNVVIPKSVTPSRIKENLDVFGFTLSEEDIASLSVLDRGERTGPDPDTFNVA
- a CDS encoding SAM-dependent methyltransferase; this translates as MTSDEVRSVPRRPLPLDYSKPNLARMKDVLLGGHDYYEVDRRAVEDLLAVAPDAAAIAKEFRSWANRVVRFLAGARGIDQFLDLGSGLPTSENTHQAAQRYNPDALVVYVDHDPVVQAHGLALLEDLLVHVSGADLTDPEQTLADPVVAEHIEFDRPVAVILNSVLHHIEDLGEAQAVVRGYVDAIAPGSYVLITHDFTPGEGERGALARKLDDLMASTGHRTVHRGRGEIESLFDGLEILEPGVVHLHEWWPEGPRLAPLTELNHLSLGGVGIKP